TCCCTCGACCCGTGCCGATGACGGACAATATTCGGCCGCTCGAGGCCGTTATGCACCGGGAACGCCGAACGCACCGACACCGAGTCGGAAGATGGCGTTGAGCACGAAGAGGATGGCGAGCGCGGCGAGCCAGGCGATAAAGCCGATGGCCGCGGCCGTCCCCCAGCCGCCAGGGTACCGCCAGTTGATCACCCAGACCCAGGCGATCAGCGCGAGTATCGGGCCGAGCAGCGGTACCCATGAGGTCAGTGCCCACGCGATTGCGCCGAGGAGGGCTGTAACGACTGCGTGCGAGTAGTCGTCGACGTCGACGATGAACCGCGCGCTGGCGAAGATCGCCAGTCCGCCGACGAGCAGTGCGACCAGGAAGGCAACGACCGATCCGATGACAGCGACCATAGAACCCACTTCCACGGCCGACCAATTATAACGATGCCATTAGCTATCGCCACTCCTGTGTCAATACGAACGGAGCCGCTCGAGCCCCGTGACCGCGATTGACTTCGTTGTCGGCGCAGCTGTAATCGGATCCGGGCAAAGAAATCGGACGTTCGGAAGCGTCAGCGGGGGCAGGGTGAGGGTGGGGGTGGGGGTGCGGATGTGGTGGAGGGGGAGCATCAGCGGGGAGCCGGATAGAGGGCCGTCAGCGGGACTGCGTCGGTGGAGGGAGCGCCAGCGGGGAGCGGTTCAGATACCCGGCACGCCGAGTGCCGAGACCGAGCTGATTCCGATCAACTCGAGGGCTGCGAGGACGACCACTGCGGCCGTCCAAGTGACGACGCCGACGCCGGCGGTTTGGAGCCAGCCGAGCCGGTAGCGTCGCTTGACGATCGCGACCCAGGTGACGATTGCCAGCGCGCCGCCGATCAACGGTATCGGCTCGAGAAGGGCCCAGGCCAGCGCGCCGAGCAACGCGGTCAACACCGCGTGGGCGTAGTCTTGAGCATCGGCGAGGACGTGGGTGCTGGCGTGGAGGGCCACGCCGCCGACCAGCAGGCTGACGACGAACGTCAGCAGCCGATCCTCGAGACCGATCGCCGTCGGCAGAGCTGGTGTGGGCATGGGGGTATCAGTTACGCGTCAGTCTGTTCGTCGCTATCGTTCGACTCGGTCCGCTCGTCGGTCTGCTCGTTGTCGTCTTCGTCGGCTTGCGAGTCGTCCGCGTCGGTATCGTCTCCTTCATCGGCATTGTCAGCCTCGTCGCCTTCATCTACGTCGTCAGCGTTGTCATCTTCGCCTGCATTCTCGTCGTCCGGCGTCACGTCGCTGATCGCGTCGCCGAGCGAGCCGTCGAAGTCACTGTTTAGGAACGACGAAACCCGGTCGTGGATCGCGGAGACGTGCTCGGGAACCTGCGCGGGGAGGTCGGCGTTCGGCCCCTGTCCGTTCCCGTTATCCGAGTCGCTGCCGGCCGCGGCTCCGTTCTCGCTTCGGTCCTCGTTTCCGTTCGTGTGGTCATCCGCGTGCCGGTCGTCCGAGGCGTGTTCGTTCGCGTGCTGGTCGTCCGTCTCGTCCGCACTCGTGTCCACGGAGACGGGCGCGTTTCCGGGTGCTGCAGCAGCGAAGCCGGTTGCCGCGATCAGTACTGCACAGATGACTGCGATGAGCGTCGTTCGTTTCATAGTGCATCCGACTCTCGGTGGGTCGATCGACTTGAAGGGGGTCGCCGTGAACTGGGTTTTCGAGTGTTTGGAGCCATTTTCTGGACGTTTTCGTCGGTTTGTGGGCCGTTCAACGCCGATCGAATATGGTTGCGACGACGACGGTCGGTGAGTCGGGAATGCGGTGACCGAGAGGAGCGAACGGGGACGGTGCGCACTCGCCAGCGACGCGCTGGGAATGATATCGGTCGCTCTCGCGGTCTAGCGCTATACGAGTCATATACCGTGTCTACACAACAGACTTCAGCGGCGCTACCGATCATCGGATATGGCCGATATTACCGCTGAAATCGTGCTGTTCGATGGCTTCGACGAACTCGACGCGATCGGGCCCTATGAAGTCCTCGAGAACGGGGCTCAGGCCGGCGCATCCCTCGAGACGCGGCTGGTGACGCTCGAGGAGACCGATCTCGTGACGGCGAGTCACGGGCTGCGCGTCGAGCCCGACGGGACGCTTAGGGACCCGGATATCCTGCTCATTCCCGGCGGCGGCTGGACCACTGAGGGCGGTGTCCGGGCTGTCGTCGAGGACGGGGCGCTCTCCGCGGCCGTCGGCGAACGAGCCGCGACCGGTTCGACGATCGCGTCGGTCTGTACCGGCGCGATGGTGCTGGCCGAAGCGGACGTCCTTGAGGGCCGGCCCGCGACGACCCACGCCGTCGCGACGGACGACCTCGAAGCGTACGCTGCCGACGTTCTCGACGCGCGCGTGGTAGACGACGATGACGTGCTCACCGCCGGCGGCGTGACCGCGGGGATCGATCTGGCGCTGTGGTTGCTCGAGCGCGAGTTCGGCGCGGCAATCGCCGAGACGGTCGAAACGGAGATGGAACACGAACGGCGCGGCGAGGTCGTCCGCTGATCACTCGGCCCGACGCCTGCCAAACGGCTATACGGGACGATCGAATAGCCGGATGTACATGACTGCTGTCTTGTTCGATATGGACGGTGTGTTGGTCAACAGTGAAGACTACTGGGTCGTGTTCCAGCGCGAGGATATTCTTCCGGCGACCGTCCCCGATGAAGACGTCGCCGTCGCCGAAACGAGCGGGATGAACTTCCGCGAGATCTACGACTACCTCGACGAGGAGTACGGTGCGGCCATCTCCCGCGAGGAGTTCATCCAGCGGTTCACCGAGGCCGCAGAGGAGATCTACACCGAGCGTGCCGAACTGCTCGACGGGCTCCATGACCTCCTTGCCGAACTCGACGACCGCGGCATCCCGACGGCGCTCGTCTCATCCTCGCCCCACGACTGGATCGGCATGGTCACGGAGCGCTTCGACCTCGAGGGCGAGTTCGATCGCGTCATCAGTGCCGACGATATCGACGCGGCGAGCAAGCCGGCCCCCGATGTCTTCGAGTACGCCGCCGACGAAATCGGCGTCCCCGCCGCGGAGTGTGTCGTCGTCGAAGACTCGGCAAATGGTATCGAGGCGGCCGCTCGAGCGGGGGCGAACGTGATCGCGTATCGGATTGACGCTCACGGGGATATCAACCGCTCGCCAGCCGACGAGATCGTGGACTCGCCGGCAGAGCTTCGGGAGCGGATACTTGCATTGACGGAGTGAGCGTAGCGGTATCGAATCCGATCTATGACAATTCGTGACGAACTGTTATCCGACTGCTCGCGACGAGAGCGGGTATGGACTGTGCCTTCTGTGAGTCACCCGTCTAGTTCAACCAGCACAAGATGGACATCGGATCTTCGAGTTATCGAACCCGGAGAACAAGTGGTGACTCTGCCGCGACTGTGTCGAAATACGAATGCAGGGACACAAGGCGAGGGACCCTACGGCGAGCGGAGCACGTGTATCGACTGTGATTCGGCGGTGGCGTACGGCATCGCACTGTTGAAGAAAATCGCCCGTGGGGACGCAGTAACTGACGGGACCATCTTCCAGGTTCTCTGTGAGACGCACTTCGACGAACGAACGGGCGAGGGGATCGTGTAACGGCTCGAGCGGCCGTCGACCACTCCCGTTTCACTACAGAACGTCGACCGTTCGACTCGCTTCGATCGGAATCAGCGGTTCCTCGGGGAAAGCGACGCTGACCGTAAACTCGAGTTCCTCGGCGTCGGCACCGAAGACACCGACCGGCAGGGTTTCCGAATCGCGGAGGTAGGTGTTCGTCCTCGTCATCTCCACGCCGTTGACGGTCACCTGGATGCCGGCCCGGCTGGGTTCGCCGACGTTTCGGACCGTGACCTCGCAGACGTCGTTCTCGCCCGTTGCGACGGTCTCGGGGAACTGGCCCCACTCGATTTCGATCGCGGGGAGCGATTGGGCCCCCTCGTAGACCCGCTCGGCGACGCCCTCGGAGAGTCCGGCGTCGACGAGTCCCTCGACACCCGCGTCAACGACGTCGCCGGGGGTCGAGAGCCCCTCTTTTGCGAGTTTACTCGCGCGACCCGACGCGACGCCGTCGATGGCAGTCAGCCCGACCGCGTCCTCGGCGACGCCGTTCTCGATACGGGCCTCGACCCGGCGCGCAAGGTTCGCGGCGTGTGGCCCAATGAAGCGATCGAGGAAGGCCCCGAATGCCGAGACGAGCCGTGTCGCGTTGCGCCGGATGACCCACGCGTCGCTGCGGAGTTCCGACGGCGTCGTGCCACTTGCCGCACTGCGGAGGATCGCGAACACCTTCCGTTGGCCCGCCTCGAGGTCCTCGGTCTCCTCGCCGACCAGCACGGCGTCGATCGCGTCGCGTTCGTCCTGTCGGGCCGAAACCGAGTCGAACTCCGCGGCGGTCGCGACCACCTCGAGAATGTCTCCGGTCGTCAACTCGTCGCCCCCGTCGGCCCCGTCGCCAACGCCACTGACGCGGTCACACAGCGCCGCGAAGCGGGCCGCGGTATCGAGCCTGAGGTAGTACTTTGAGGTCAACACGCCCCGCGGCGTGGCTTCGATCGAGAGATCCTCGCCGGTCTCGACGAAGCCTTGCTCGACGAGCCCCTCGAGACAGTCCCGGACCCGCTGTCGGAGGTTCGGGAAGTCGTAATCGTCGGGCTTGGACTGACCGCGGACGTAGTAGAAGGTCGTCTCGAGCCAGTCCATTACGTCCTCGAGATCGGTGATCGTCCCCATCGCGATCTCGGCGTTAAGGTGGGTCTCGAGGCTCTCTGCCAGTCGAGACTCGATCTCCTTGCCGTCGCGGAGCAGCCGCCGGTACTTGTCTGCCTCGGCCGAATCGGAGATCACCCAGCCGTAGCCGACGTCGTCGTAGCCCGGTCGGCCGGCGCGGCCGAGCATCTGGAGCACGTCGAGGGGACTCATGTCGACTTCGCCCTCGAGGGGATCGTGATGTTTCGTGTCCCGGATTACGACGCAGCGAGCGGGCAGGTTGACGCCCCAGGCCAGCGTCGAGGTGGAAAAGAGCAGTTCGATGTGGCCTTCTTTGAACCACTCCTCGACGAGGTCGCGATCGTTCTTCGAGAGCCCCGCGTGGTGGAAGGCGACGCCGTCGAGCACCGATTTACGGAGCGTAGAGTCCTCGATCTCTTCTTTCGATTTAGTGTGGAAATCGTAGTCGCCACGAGCGCCCATCGGGATGTCGCGCTCGGCGATTTCGTCCCTGGCCTTCTTGGCGGCCTGAACGGTGTCCTGCCGGGAGGAGACGAAGACCAGCGACTGCCCGTCCTCCCGGAGGTGTGGTTCCGCGAGGTCCAGC
This genomic stretch from Natrinema sp. SYSU A 869 harbors:
- a CDS encoding DJ-1/PfpI family protein, which encodes MADITAEIVLFDGFDELDAIGPYEVLENGAQAGASLETRLVTLEETDLVTASHGLRVEPDGTLRDPDILLIPGGGWTTEGGVRAVVEDGALSAAVGERAATGSTIASVCTGAMVLAEADVLEGRPATTHAVATDDLEAYAADVLDARVVDDDDVLTAGGVTAGIDLALWLLEREFGAAIAETVETEMEHERRGEVVR
- a CDS encoding HAD family phosphatase → MTAVLFDMDGVLVNSEDYWVVFQREDILPATVPDEDVAVAETSGMNFREIYDYLDEEYGAAISREEFIQRFTEAAEEIYTERAELLDGLHDLLAELDDRGIPTALVSSSPHDWIGMVTERFDLEGEFDRVISADDIDAASKPAPDVFEYAADEIGVPAAECVVVEDSANGIEAAARAGANVIAYRIDAHGDINRSPADEIVDSPAELRERILALTE
- a CDS encoding DEAD/DEAH box helicase, with the protein product MEVAEVLPEFADAFAFEEFNRMQREALPALLESEANVVASAPTASGKTALAELAICKSLADGGTALFIAPMRALTNEKEDDWDRFEDLDYSVYVVTGERDLNPRRARRADILVMTPEKLDSATRKHDSRRYDFVTDIDVCVIDEVHLLDADRRGSVLEVTISRLRRLCDPRIVALSATMPNIDDVAAWLDAPEETTFEFGEEYRPVELNAGVKTYTHGDNSFADKYRRLYRALDLAEPHLREDGQSLVFVSSRQDTVQAAKKARDEIAERDIPMGARGDYDFHTKSKEEIEDSTLRKSVLDGVAFHHAGLSKNDRDLVEEWFKEGHIELLFSTSTLAWGVNLPARCVVIRDTKHHDPLEGEVDMSPLDVLQMLGRAGRPGYDDVGYGWVISDSAEADKYRRLLRDGKEIESRLAESLETHLNAEIAMGTITDLEDVMDWLETTFYYVRGQSKPDDYDFPNLRQRVRDCLEGLVEQGFVETGEDLSIEATPRGVLTSKYYLRLDTAARFAALCDRVSGVGDGADGGDELTTGDILEVVATAAEFDSVSARQDERDAIDAVLVGEETEDLEAGQRKVFAILRSAASGTTPSELRSDAWVIRRNATRLVSAFGAFLDRFIGPHAANLARRVEARIENGVAEDAVGLTAIDGVASGRASKLAKEGLSTPGDVVDAGVEGLVDAGLSEGVAERVYEGAQSLPAIEIEWGQFPETVATGENDVCEVTVRNVGEPSRAGIQVTVNGVEMTRTNTYLRDSETLPVGVFGADAEELEFTVSVAFPEEPLIPIEASRTVDVL